The following coding sequences lie in one Chanos chanos chromosome 4, fChaCha1.1, whole genome shotgun sequence genomic window:
- the gtf2h5 gene encoding general transcription factor IIH subunit 5: MVNVLKGVLVECDPAMKQFLLYLDETSALGKKFIIQDLDDTHVFILAEVVQILQERVGELMDQNSFPITQK, encoded by the exons ATGGTCAATGTCCTGAAGGGAGTTCTTGTTGAATG CGACCCTGCTATGAAGCAGTTCCTCCTGTATTTGGACGAGACGTCGGCACTGGGCAAGAAATTCATCATTCAGGACTTAGATGATACGCATGTCTTCATTCTGGCCGAGGTGGTTCAGATTCTGCAGGAGAGAGTCGGAGAGCTGATGGACCAGAACTCTTTCCCCATCACACAGAAgtga